A segment of the Butyrivibrio fibrisolvens genome:
TATTATCGTAAGAAAATGCAGGAGCTGGGACTTGAGCCAGGAGATATCAAAGGAATTGAAGATATAGAAAAGCTTCCTTTCACAACTTATGAAGATCTTAACAAAACCTATCCTTTCGGCCTTGCTGCTGTTCCAACATCAGAGCTTGTAAGAGTTCATGCATCAAGCGGAACAACAGGTAAGCCCAAGATCGGCGTATACACAAGACGTGATATCGAAGTGTGGTCTGAGTGCGTGGCTAGATGTCTGTCTATGGCTGGTATCACAAGGGATGACATAATTCAGGTCGGATACGGTTATGGCCTTTTTACAGGTGGTCTTGGTGCTCACTACGGCGCTGAGTATCTTGGAGCTCTTGTTCTGCCTATGTCTACCGGCAATACTCAAAAGCTTCTTGATATGATGATTGACTGCAAGGCTACTGCTATTGCCTGCACACCATCATACCTTCTCCATGTTGCAGAAGATATAGAAAAGCTGGGGGTTCTTGACAAGATCAAGCTCAAGACTGCGATCTGCGGCGCTGAACCCTGGACTGATGAGATGCGTGATCAGATGGAGAAAAGGCTCAATATCAAAGCCCATGACATATACGGTCTTACAGAGATCTGCGGTCCCGGTGTTGCCTGCGACTGCGAGTACCACAAGGGTCTCCACATCTGGGAAGATCACTTCCTTCCTGAGATCATCGATCCTGCAACACATAAGGACCTTCCTGCAGGTTCAGACGGCGAACTTGTTATTACCAATCTTACAAAAGAAGGTATGCCTCTTATCCGTTATCGTACTAAAGACCTTACATCTCTTGAGATCGACAAGTGTGAATGCGGCAGAACCATGGCAAGGATCCAGAGATTTAAAGGCCGTACCGATGACATGCTTATAATTCGAGGCGTCAACGTATTCCCTTCACAGGTAGAAGCTGCTCTTCTGAATATAGATGGCACAACTCCTCACTACATGCTGGTTGTAGACCGCGTAGACAACACAGATACTCTTGAAGTTCAGGTAGAGATCGCTGAAAAATTCTTCACAGATGAAGTTAGAGGACTTGAGAAACTTTCAAATGAGATTCATAATAAACTTAAGAGCGCAATAGGTCTTAATGCCAAGGTCAAACTCGTAGAGCCTAACGGTCTCGTACATTCAGACGGCAAGACCAAACATGTTATAGATAAGCGCAAGCTCTACAGCTAAACATGTTATAGATAAGCGCGAGCTTTATAGCTAAACATGTTATAGACAAGCGTAAGCTCTATAGCTAAACGCGCTCACTATATTATGATCAGCATGTATAATAGTACTAAAAGCAACTAACAGCCATCTTTTTTGAAAGAAAGGAATATCTATGTTTGTAAAACAGCTTTCCGTATTTCTTGAAAATAAAACAGGACGCCTTAACGACGTCCTCTCAATAATAAGCGGCAATGGGATCAATATCCTGTCCATCTCTATTGCAGATACCAGCGAATTCGGAGTATTAAGAATGCTCTGCGAAGCTCCGGCTAAGGCCCATGAACTACTCAAAGAGCACGGCATTACTTCAAAAGTTAATGATGTCATCGTAGTATCAATACCTCAGGAAGTCGGTAGTCTTGAAAAAGTGGTAAGAAGCCTTGAGCAGAACGATATAAATATACAATACGTATACGGACTGTCGCTTGATGATGAAGGCGCTTCTATCGCAATGAAGACAGATGATCTGGAAAAGACACTGGAAGTTCTTAAGAACGAGAATGTGAAACTATATAGCCAGGATGATATGTAGAACTCAATATGGCATAAAAAAGGAGCGCCTGAATAATATCAGACGCTCTTTTTCTATACTAATATTTAATCAATATACAAGATCCATATCTGTAAGGAATGCCTTGTATCCGCGAAGCGACTCATAAAGGTCAGCCTTGGATATTGCTTCCCATGGAGCGTGCATGTTAAGAACTGCTACACCTGAGTCTACAACGTTCATTCCGTAAAGTGCAAGGATGTATGCGATTGTTCCGCCGCCGCCAACATCTACCTTACCAAGCTCAGCTGTCTGGTATACGATCTTGTTGTCATCGCATACTCTTCTGATAGCTGCAAGATACTCAGCATTAGCATCATTAGAGCCGCTCTTTCCGCGAGCACCTGTAAACTTATTGAATACAAGACCGCCGCCAAGAAGTGCTGCGTTCTTCTTCTCAAAGCTTGCTGCAAATGTAGGATCATAAGCTGCGCTTACGTCTGAAGAAAGCATGCAGGAATTTGCAAGGCATCTTCTAAGTGTAAGATCGTTGTAACCTTCTTTTGTAAGATTCATAAGCTCTGCAACAGCATTTTCAAAGAACTTACTCTGCATACCGGTAGCTCCTACTGATCCGATCTCTTCTTTATCAACAAGGATGCAGCAGCCTGTTCTCTTAAGATCCTTAGTTTCAAGAAGTGCTCTCATAGAAGGATATGCACATACTCTGTCATCGTGCCCATAGCCAAGGATCATGGATCTGTCAAAGCCTGCATCTCTTGCTTTACCTGCAGGAACGATCTCAAGCTCAGCTGAGATGAAGTCCTCTTCCTCGATACCATACAGATCATAGAGGATTGCCATTACGCCTCTCTTTACAGCATGGCTTGCATCGATAGAATCTGTGATCTCCTGCTTAACATAGCCTATAGCATAGTTCTCACCGTCTGTAAGCTTAGCATCAGCCTTAGTCTCTTTCTTAGCCTTACCGGGAACCATAAGAGGTCTGCTACCAACGATAAGATCAAGAGCTTCACCCTCGATAACCTTAGCAGCCTTCTTGTCCATCTGCTCTGCAGCAAGGTGGATGAGAAGATCTGAGAAGAAGAATACCGGATCATCCTCGTCCTCACCTACATTAAGCTGAACTGTTGTGCCATCCTTCTTAACAACAACTCCGTGAAGAGCAAGTGGCATAGCTACGAACTGATACTTCTTGATTCCGCCATAGTAGTGTGTATCAAGGTAAGCAAGACCTTCTTTCTCGCAAAGAGGGTTCTGCTTAACGTCTACACGAGGAGAATCGATGTGAGCACCAAGAATGTTGAGACCCTTTTCAAGTGGCTCTGATCCAATCTGGAACATAACGATGGACTTATTCATCCATACGCTGTAAACCTTATCACCTTTCTTAAGCTTTGTCTTACCACCGATAAGAGTATTAAGCTCTCTGTATCCGGCAGCTTCGATCTCGTTAACGATAGTATCAATTGCTTCACGCTCTGTTTTAGCGTTATCAAGGAAGTTCTTGTAATCGTCAGCAAATTTTTCTACAGCTTTAAGCTGTGTCTTGTTGTACGTATTCCACGCATTTGTTCTAAGCATATTTCACTCTCCTTATAAAAAATTGAACTAAATTAACATGCTTCGTTATACCAAAAATATAAATTCAAAGAATTATATTAATTTCGCTCTTTTACAGCTCAATATTATAGCTGATTATTTCCTACTACAATAGTAGTTTTCGGAAATAATCAGCTATTTTTAATGATCAGCTTATAATTTTTTTATTATTAGCATCTTTTAGTACTGGTTAGCTTCTAAGCTCGATGCCCATTGTGAACTGAAGTTTTCTGAGCATCTTGTCTACATATCCGCTTATAACTTCATCTGTAAGCTCTTCATCCTTAGGAGTGAAAGTTATAGTGAAGGCCATGCTCTTCTTTGTAGGAGGGATAGGAAGTCCTTCATATACGTCGAAGAGTTTAACATCTGTTACATACTTGCAGGAAGAGTAGATAGCTTCTTCTACTTCGCCGCAGGTTGTTGTCTTATCCATAATAAGAGCAAGGTCACGCTTCTGTTTATCGAACTTAGAAAGCGGAACGAATGCAGGTACGTTCTCATAGTACTTGGAAAGAGCATCAAGGTCGAGCTCTGCAACATATGCAGGAACTCTCATATCCTCAGCATCCTGGATCTCATATGTGATCTGTCCAAGGTAGCCTACTTCTACTCCATCGCACAGGATCTTAGCTGTTCTGTAAGGATGAAGGAATGGCTTATTGCCTGCTTCATATTTGAAACTTACGTGAAGAGTATCTGCTACGTTATCGCAAAGGCCCTTAAGTGTATAGAAATCCTCATCCTGTCCGAAGATACCGATGCAAAGTGTTACCTTCTCATCCGGATAATCTGTAAGAGGAAGGCTCTTAGGGAAGAATCTGTTACCAACTTCATAAAGTCTTCCTTCAAGAGTACCCTTCTTCTGGTTTCTTGAAATAGCATGGATCATCTGAGCTGCAAGAGTTGTTCTCATAACTGAGAGATCCTCGTTGATAGGATTAAGGATCTTAACTACTTCTCTTTCCTTAGCATCATCAGCATATCCAAGAAGATTAAGGTCTGAAGGTGAGAAGAATGAATAATGCATACATTCATTTGCGCCCTGAGCACAAAGAGCACGCTTAATCCTAAGCTCTGCCTTCTGCTTCTGGTTTCTGCCACCCATTGTTACAGCAGCGCCTTCAAGGAATGTGCCGTGTACGTGGTCATAGCCATACATACGGATAACTTCTTCTGCGATATCAGGATAATCTTCCATATCCTCTCTGTATGCAGGAACCTTGATAGTAAGCTCATCGCCATTTACTACTGGCTCGAAGTTAAGGTTTGTAAGGATTCTAACAATATCTTCATCAGGAACTGTGATACCAAGAACGCCGTTAACCTTCTTGATAGATGCCTTCATCTCTTTTTTCTCAAGGCTGTTACCTGTGTTGACGTCTACGTGTGTCTTGGAGATCTTACCACAGCCAAGCTCCTCAACAAGATGAAGAGCTCTCTTCATAGCCATTACTGTTGTGTATTCGTAAACACCCTTAGAGAAAGCAGCGCTTGAATCAGATGACTGTCCAAGAGCACGTGAAGACTTACGGATATTGTCGCGTGCGAACTTAGCGCACTCAAAAGTTACAGCAGTAGTTGTATCTCTGATCTCGGAATTGAGACCGCCCATGATACCTGCAAGAGCTACAGGCTTAACGCCATCGCAGATTACAAGGTTGTCATTCTTAAGAGTGAACTCTTTTTCATCAAGAGTTACGATCTTCTCGCCATCATTAGCTCTTCTAACGACGATCTTGTTGCCTTCAAGGAAGCTTCCGTCGAAAGCGTGCATAGGCTGACCGAACTCTCTCATGATGTAGTTAGTGATATCAACCATGTTGGAGATTGAGTTATTGCCTACAAGTGCAAGTCTTCTTCTCATCCAGCGAGG
Coding sequences within it:
- a CDS encoding phenylacetate--CoA ligase family protein, translating into MIWNETKECMSRDELASLQSARLVKVVNKVYHNVEYYRKKMQELGLEPGDIKGIEDIEKLPFTTYEDLNKTYPFGLAAVPTSELVRVHASSGTTGKPKIGVYTRRDIEVWSECVARCLSMAGITRDDIIQVGYGYGLFTGGLGAHYGAEYLGALVLPMSTGNTQKLLDMMIDCKATAIACTPSYLLHVAEDIEKLGVLDKIKLKTAICGAEPWTDEMRDQMEKRLNIKAHDIYGLTEICGPGVACDCEYHKGLHIWEDHFLPEIIDPATHKDLPAGSDGELVITNLTKEGMPLIRYRTKDLTSLEIDKCECGRTMARIQRFKGRTDDMLIIRGVNVFPSQVEAALLNIDGTTPHYMLVVDRVDNTDTLEVQVEIAEKFFTDEVRGLEKLSNEIHNKLKSAIGLNAKVKLVEPNGLVHSDGKTKHVIDKRKLYS
- a CDS encoding ACT domain-containing protein; this encodes MFVKQLSVFLENKTGRLNDVLSIISGNGINILSISIADTSEFGVLRMLCEAPAKAHELLKEHGITSKVNDVIVVSIPQEVGSLEKVVRSLEQNDINIQYVYGLSLDDEGASIAMKTDDLEKTLEVLKNENVKLYSQDDM
- a CDS encoding aminopeptidase, producing MLRTNAWNTYNKTQLKAVEKFADDYKNFLDNAKTEREAIDTIVNEIEAAGYRELNTLIGGKTKLKKGDKVYSVWMNKSIVMFQIGSEPLEKGLNILGAHIDSPRVDVKQNPLCEKEGLAYLDTHYYGGIKKYQFVAMPLALHGVVVKKDGTTVQLNVGEDEDDPVFFFSDLLIHLAAEQMDKKAAKVIEGEALDLIVGSRPLMVPGKAKKETKADAKLTDGENYAIGYVKQEITDSIDASHAVKRGVMAILYDLYGIEEEDFISAELEIVPAGKARDAGFDRSMILGYGHDDRVCAYPSMRALLETKDLKRTGCCILVDKEEIGSVGATGMQSKFFENAVAELMNLTKEGYNDLTLRRCLANSCMLSSDVSAAYDPTFAASFEKKNAALLGGGLVFNKFTGARGKSGSNDANAEYLAAIRRVCDDNKIVYQTAELGKVDVGGGGTIAYILALYGMNVVDSGVAVLNMHAPWEAISKADLYESLRGYKAFLTDMDLVY
- the pheT gene encoding phenylalanine--tRNA ligase subunit beta, with the protein product MLVPLSWLKDYVDIDIEPKELEKKLFSCGFEVEESWEVGKDISKVVVGQVETCEAIPDTHLHACTVNAGVHGTFKVVCGADNVQTGGKYPLALDGATVIETAKDHVTVVGVATIKKGKLRGYDSEGMLCSGVELGVTEDMYEGAGYNGLLVFPEDTEVGADVKPILGLDDWIFDVSITANRPDCQSIYGLAREVAAVLEKPLKEPDLSYTEDDTENEGFTVSVEAPDLCPRYIAHYVHDVKIGQSPRWMRRRLALVGNNSISNMVDITNYIMREFGQPMHAFDGSFLEGNKIVVRRANDGEKIVTLDEKEFTLKNDNLVICDGVKPVALAGIMGGLNSEIRDTTTAVTFECAKFARDNIRKSSRALGQSSDSSAAFSKGVYEYTTVMAMKRALHLVEELGCGKISKTHVDVNTGNSLEKKEMKASIKKVNGVLGITVPDEDIVRILTNLNFEPVVNGDELTIKVPAYREDMEDYPDIAEEVIRMYGYDHVHGTFLEGAAVTMGGRNQKQKAELRIKRALCAQGANECMHYSFFSPSDLNLLGYADDAKEREVVKILNPINEDLSVMRTTLAAQMIHAISRNQKKGTLEGRLYEVGNRFFPKSLPLTDYPDEKVTLCIGIFGQDEDFYTLKGLCDNVADTLHVSFKYEAGNKPFLHPYRTAKILCDGVEVGYLGQITYEIQDAEDMRVPAYVAELDLDALSKYYENVPAFVPLSKFDKQKRDLALIMDKTTTCGEVEEAIYSSCKYVTDVKLFDVYEGLPIPPTKKSMAFTITFTPKDEELTDEVISGYVDKMLRKLQFTMGIELRS